One genomic segment of Bacilli bacterium PM5-9 includes these proteins:
- a CDS encoding lactoylglutathione lyase (product_source=KO:K01759; cath_funfam=3.10.180.10; cog=COG0346; ko=KO:K01759; pfam=PF00903; superfamily=54593) encodes MKFTYEHNNVNVMDLDDSLKFYNDALNLKECRRIEAEDGSFIITYLKPQGGSNLVELTWLRDWDKPYNLGDNEFHMAFRVDDFDAAFKLHQEMDVVVFENQDMGIYFIADPDGYWIEILPTK; translated from the coding sequence ATGAAATTTACTTATGAACACAATAATGTAAATGTTATGGATTTAGATGATAGTTTAAAATTCTATAATGATGCTTTAAATTTAAAAGAGTGTCGAAGAATTGAAGCTGAAGATGGTTCATTTATTATTACTTATTTAAAACCACAGGGTGGTAGTAACTTAGTTGAATTAACTTGGCTTAGAGATTGGGATAAACCTTATAATCTAGGTGATAATGAATTTCATATGGCATTTAGAGTAGATGATTTTGATGCAGCATTTAAACTTCATCAAGAGATGGATGTTGTTGTATTTGAAAATCAAGATATGGGTATTTATTTTATTGCTGATCCTGATGGATATTGGATTGAAATATTACCTACTAAATAA
- a CDS encoding putative transcriptional regulator of viral defense system (product_source=COG5340; cog=COG5340; pfam=PF13338; superfamily=46785,55031), with protein MQESIILDIVKKNNGYITRSELKSKNINPKILTRMVEKGLLERVDRGIYFDTMNDSFEDPYYIFQLRYPGTIYSHFTALHFHGMTEKIPYTKDITVANKRGKKNFPGFNVYYVSSKENLELGIEKVLTEYGNYVKCYDIERTICDIIKSIGRQDVEQVKKVLKAYSNSLNFSKIRKYAIKLNVYDKVMEYIGRYIE; from the coding sequence ATGCAAGAATCAATAATACTTGATATAGTGAAAAAAAATAATGGATATATTACAAGGTCGGAGTTAAAGTCTAAAAATATAAATCCCAAAATACTTACAAGAATGGTTGAAAAGGGCCTACTAGAAAGAGTAGATCGAGGAATATATTTCGATACAATGAATGATAGTTTTGAAGATCCGTATTACATTTTTCAACTTAGATACCCTGGTACTATTTATTCTCATTTCACTGCTTTGCATTTTCATGGTATGACAGAAAAAATTCCATATACAAAAGATATTACAGTAGCAAACAAAAGAGGAAAAAAGAATTTTCCAGGATTTAATGTTTATTATGTTTCTAGTAAAGAAAATCTAGAATTGGGTATTGAAAAAGTGCTAACTGAATATGGTAATTATGTAAAATGTTATGATATTGAACGAACTATATGTGATATTATTAAAAGCATTGGACGACAAGATGTTGAACAAGTTAAAAAGGTGCTAAAAGCATATTCGAATAGTTTGAATTTTTCTAAAATAAGAAAATATGCTATTAAGCTAAATGTCTATGATAAAGTAATGGAATATATAGGGAGGTATATTGAATAA
- a CDS encoding putative nucleotidyltransferase component of viral defense system (product_source=COG2253; cog=COG2253; pfam=PF08843; superfamily=81301) translates to MKAQSLKSNINNLHKEIRVEKNIILKFYIFERFIERLSKSSYKNNFIVKGGYILSNVLGYKGRTTKDIDFSVKYVEFTYDEIVRIITEIIAINLDDDVNFNMIKVIKIKDEDDYSGYRVFLEAKIVNITERIYIDLATGDKITPSAITFTFKKLFDDSKISILSYNFETMLSEKIETILTKAEISSRMKDYYDIYIIYSLFYNEIDNDLLITALDNTTTKRGTKYIYDEYIEILNRIASSINLEKLWKQYLNSNDIKDDIKIEDITKIIYKIISNDS, encoded by the coding sequence ATGAAAGCCCAAAGTTTAAAAAGTAATATTAATAATTTACATAAAGAGATTAGGGTTGAAAAGAATATAATTCTAAAATTTTATATTTTTGAAAGATTTATCGAGAGATTATCAAAAAGTAGTTATAAAAATAATTTTATTGTCAAAGGTGGTTATATTTTATCTAATGTGTTAGGCTACAAGGGTAGAACAACTAAAGATATAGATTTTTCAGTAAAATATGTTGAGTTTACTTATGATGAAATTGTAAGAATTATTACTGAAATTATTGCAATAAATCTAGACGATGATGTTAACTTCAATATGATAAAGGTCATAAAGATAAAAGATGAAGATGATTATAGTGGTTATAGAGTATTTTTAGAAGCTAAAATAGTTAATATAACCGAAAGAATTTATATTGATTTAGCGACTGGAGATAAAATAACGCCTAGTGCTATAACATTCACTTTTAAAAAATTGTTTGATGATTCAAAAATATCAATATTATCATATAATTTTGAAACAATGCTATCTGAAAAAATAGAAACAATTTTGACTAAAGCAGAAATAAGTAGCCGAATGAAAGATTACTATGACATTTATATTATTTATTCACTTTTCTATAACGAAATAGATAACGATTTGTTAATTACAGCATTAGATAATACAACAACTAAGCGAGGAACAAAATACATTTATGATGAATATATTGAAATACTAAACAGAATTGCTTCTAGTATAAATTTAGAAAAATTATGGAAACAATATCTTAATAGTAATGATATTAAGGATGATATTAAAATAGAAGATATTACTAAAATAATATATAAAATTATAAGCAATGATTCTTAG
- a CDS encoding hypothetical protein (product_source=Hypo-rule applied; cath_funfam=2.60.40.10; pfam=PF17210; superfamily=117074,51126; transmembrane_helix_parts=Outside_1_1046,TMhelix_1047_1066,Inside_1067_1074): MVKSFFRKKLIVLITLIAVLVCLNMDIFANETNNSTITGFVWADKNNDGIMNSNESKISNAKVLLFDAKNKKESVKEVKTNSNGKYTFNQLKEGTYIIGINKQAISEVEYLIPMKAIQKGNDNKFDADFSNEPFLSYSETIKIENNDIKEDINAGMRFDIKIAPLSGNYTVNEGMTIGTFTTLQQAVNSCSSNCVITANINDSNLGAVVSIPANLKVKLTSSTTAKTIYQLANERHITLANNSELTLENIILEGSGLTSGTSYNGGINVESHAKLIVGENAIIQKCYAVDGGGVYSNLGIIDINKGLITNNIATVDGGGIRATSSAVNITNGTLSLNKAPNGAGISANSASSVEMTQGNITNNTNANRGGGVNIDGGTIFVMNSGIISENEANDGGAIIAGSSSDIIINGGTINANEANNNGGAVYLENYSELNVGTGAIISENITANDGGGIFANSDCPIILGGATISNNIATNGIAGGIRSQNSTLTMNDTILSGNEALKSDGGAIRATDTKITMTGVNINNNKAAHGAGVSTNGSTAKIDFYSGSITKNIATGRGGGVNIDGGVVFTLYTGTVSQNTAKDGAGVIVDKSTFVLKDGQIKENDVIDDGGGFKLESNSTLTIEKGDIIDNESGRDGGAIRSSNSIINITTVEITGNLAPFGAGISANGASTISMSDGNISGNVSHDRGGGVNIDDGTTFTMLDGVINNNQAQYGGGIIATKNSIINITTGQINDNMVSRNGGGVHLSSDSNLSLNGGSISSNSAGYQGGGIFTEDYSYFNPVDTTKYSNLNIASAAIVSLNTADITEVKPNNYATFTNFDGNLLTNDQINYINMVGLTYDSNNGSGIKSSMEYHPYNTAITWKSAETLGFNPPQPWMELDYWSNKAGGIDDGGIKYPNPYNITDTITVYAIWKAQSGTISGYVFNDLNGNGVYDSSEGLANRNVKLYKKVNGVFVDTTLITTTDTDGLYKINVDVNEKYKIIVNIRDGNMDLIAKGSTLLSSNVDWNGYSDELEIGYIDNNARNKNVNAGYAVYSPSITGVTSNKPYELILLIISSCTVVGILAFKNYKKFSR; encoded by the coding sequence TTGGTTAAAAGTTTTTTTAGAAAAAAATTAATAGTATTAATAACATTAATAGCCGTTTTAGTGTGTTTAAATATGGACATTTTTGCAAATGAAACAAATAATTCTACAATAACAGGGTTTGTTTGGGCAGACAAAAACAACGATGGAATAATGAACTCAAATGAAAGTAAAATAAGTAATGCAAAAGTATTATTATTTGATGCAAAAAACAAAAAAGAAAGTGTTAAAGAAGTAAAAACTAATAGCAATGGGAAATATACTTTTAATCAATTAAAAGAAGGAACATATATAATTGGAATTAATAAACAAGCAATAAGCGAAGTTGAATACTTAATTCCAATGAAAGCAATACAAAAAGGAAATGATAATAAATTTGATGCAGATTTTTCAAATGAGCCATTTTTATCATATAGTGAGACAATCAAAATTGAAAACAATGATATTAAAGAAGATATAAATGCAGGAATGAGATTTGATATTAAAATAGCACCTTTATCAGGAAATTATACTGTTAATGAGGGAATGACAATAGGAACATTTACAACCTTACAACAAGCAGTAAATAGTTGTAGTAGCAATTGTGTAATAACAGCAAATATTAATGATAGTAATCTAGGAGCAGTAGTTAGTATACCAGCAAACCTAAAAGTAAAACTTACTTCATCAACAACAGCTAAAACAATATATCAACTTGCTAATGAAAGACATATTACTTTAGCAAACAATAGTGAGTTAACACTTGAAAATATAATATTAGAAGGTAGTGGCTTAACATCTGGAACTTCGTATAATGGAGGTATAAACGTTGAATCACATGCTAAATTGATAGTTGGAGAAAATGCAATTATCCAAAAATGCTATGCAGTAGATGGTGGTGGTGTATATTCTAATCTAGGGATTATCGACATAAATAAAGGATTAATCACAAATAACATAGCCACAGTAGATGGGGGAGGTATTAGAGCAACGTCGTCTGCAGTTAATATTACTAATGGTACATTATCACTTAATAAAGCGCCAAATGGTGCAGGTATATCTGCCAATAGTGCAAGTTCAGTTGAGATGACTCAAGGGAATATTACTAATAATACTAATGCTAATAGAGGCGGTGGAGTAAATATTGATGGTGGTACTATTTTTGTTATGAATAGTGGTATTATCAGTGAAAATGAAGCAAATGATGGAGGAGCAATTATCGCTGGAAGTTCTTCTGATATTATAATTAATGGTGGTACAATAAATGCTAATGAAGCAAATAATAATGGAGGAGCAGTTTATCTTGAAAATTATTCTGAGCTTAATGTAGGAACTGGTGCAATAATATCTGAAAATATTACTGCAAATGATGGTGGTGGAATTTTTGCAAATAGTGATTGTCCAATAATTCTTGGTGGAGCAACTATTTCAAATAATATAGCAACCAATGGAATAGCAGGTGGAATTCGTTCGCAAAATAGTACTTTAACAATGAATGATACAATATTGAGCGGTAATGAAGCACTTAAAAGTGATGGAGGAGCTATTAGAGCAACTGATACTAAAATAACCATGACAGGTGTTAACATAAACAATAATAAAGCAGCTCATGGTGCAGGAGTTTCAACTAATGGTAGTACTGCTAAAATAGATTTTTATAGTGGTAGTATTACAAAAAATATTGCAACTGGACGTGGTGGCGGAGTAAATATTGATGGCGGTGTAGTTTTTACACTATATACTGGTACAGTGAGTCAAAATACAGCAAAAGATGGTGCAGGCGTAATTGTTGATAAATCAACTTTTGTTCTAAAGGATGGTCAAATAAAAGAAAATGATGTAATAGATGATGGTGGTGGATTTAAACTAGAAAGTAATTCTACTTTAACAATTGAAAAAGGTGACATAATTGATAATGAATCTGGGCGAGATGGAGGAGCTATTCGTTCAAGTAATTCAATAATCAATATAACAACTGTTGAAATTACAGGTAATTTAGCTCCGTTTGGTGCAGGAATTTCAGCGAATGGTGCAAGTACTATTTCAATGAGCGATGGAAATATTTCAGGAAATGTATCTCATGATCGTGGTGGTGGAGTTAATATAGATGATGGAACAACTTTCACTATGCTTGATGGTGTAATAAATAATAATCAAGCACAATATGGTGGTGGAATTATTGCTACTAAAAACTCAATTATAAACATTACAACAGGACAAATTAATGATAATATGGTATCACGAAATGGTGGAGGAGTTCATTTAAGTAGTGATTCTAATTTATCTTTAAATGGCGGTAGTATTTCTTCAAATAGTGCAGGTTATCAAGGTGGAGGTATTTTCACAGAAGATTATAGTTACTTTAATCCGGTTGATACAACAAAATACTCTAATCTAAATATAGCAAGCGCAGCAATTGTTTCTCTAAATACAGCAGATATTACTGAAGTAAAACCTAATAATTATGCAACATTCACTAATTTTGATGGAAATTTATTAACAAATGATCAAATAAATTATATAAATATGGTAGGATTGACATATGATTCAAATAATGGAAGTGGTATTAAATCATCAATGGAATATCATCCATACAATACTGCAATAACTTGGAAAAGTGCTGAAACATTAGGCTTTAATCCACCACAACCATGGATGGAGTTAGATTATTGGAGTAATAAAGCAGGCGGTATAGATGATGGTGGCATTAAATATCCTAATCCATACAATATTACTGATACAATTACTGTATATGCAATTTGGAAAGCTCAAAGCGGTACAATAAGTGGTTATGTCTTTAATGATTTAAATGGTAATGGAGTATATGATAGTAGCGAGGGATTAGCCAATAGAAATGTAAAGTTATATAAAAAAGTTAATGGTGTATTTGTAGATACAACACTAATCACAACTACAGATACTGATGGTTTATACAAAATTAATGTTGATGTTAATGAAAAATATAAGATTATTGTAAATATTAGAGATGGAAATATGGATTTAATAGCCAAAGGATCAACACTATTAAGTAGTAATGTTGATTGGAATGGGTATAGTGATGAATTAGAAATCGGATATATTGATAATAATGCAAGAAATAAGAATGTTAATGCAGGATACGCAGTTTATAGTCCATCAATAACAGGAGTTACAAGCAACAAGCCTTATGAACTTATATTGTTGATTATATCAAGCTGTACAGTTGTAGGTATTTTAGCATTTAAAAATTATAAAAAATTTAGTAGATAA
- a CDS encoding internalin A (product_source=KO:K13730; cath_funfam=3.80.10.10; cleavage_site_network=SignalP-noTM; ko=KO:K13730; pfam=PF09479; superfamily=52058; tigrfam=TIGR02543; transmembrane_helix_parts=Outside_1_595,TMhelix_596_615,Inside_616_623), whose protein sequence is MKKKTILLCILFILGCFVKIDATSNLSKTPKSITTRASDILFNDTKVEEAVRKSLALGDSDAITSENIIKLKSITFTKSGIYDLSGLEAATQLTTIKVDTSDKKAVHFNSFASLSNIKISSLTFISEVNFNDISELTLFKKTLTHVRFSSINKDNDFTFLSNLTKLSILTIGTTNGKIPVDLSPLKDITSLTRITLTYIDLNDTLDLSKNTKLRFAEIQETDIKDTSFFNTQAPLTTITLKNNDNLTSISSLENTTIEDLSVSWSQAIYDLSVLETLPSLNSLSINDTNISDTSIFEKLQLPLKRFYANGTKIDDIEFLTKMKFADAAKIKLDETLITDISSMSNFNATTGMNITLNNNHILDFSPLNHLADNDNIKITAHYQRITINAYENEVTKIPLITHVKDEELRFFSYPEQGINGSFGDFTPDPINRQITWHEANPVQYPGYNRVDLANFDLLKPKTAGNISYSLRILGNVTKRPLSIYTVTFDSNGGSLVDDVMVTDGDLLNKPENPTRNGFKFNGWYLSNPMEMTNSNLIEWNFENNPVTNNMTLYAGWSVINEETIVTEKEDNNKDDGTNKKKEDNNKKKKPNLPNAGYSTMLFEVVAIFILLSFIFTKKLSTKL, encoded by the coding sequence ATGAAAAAAAAGACAATACTATTATGCATTCTTTTCATACTAGGTTGTTTTGTGAAAATTGATGCTACATCTAATTTAAGCAAAACACCAAAAAGTATTACAACAAGAGCAAGCGATATTTTATTTAATGATACTAAAGTAGAAGAAGCAGTACGCAAATCACTTGCACTTGGTGATAGTGATGCTATAACATCAGAAAATATTATTAAATTAAAAAGCATTACATTTACTAAATCAGGTATTTATGATTTAAGCGGACTTGAGGCTGCTACACAATTAACTACAATTAAAGTTGATACTAGTGATAAAAAAGCAGTACACTTCAATTCATTTGCATCATTAAGCAATATTAAAATCAGTAGTTTAACATTTATAAGTGAAGTTAATTTTAATGACATTTCAGAATTAACATTATTCAAGAAAACTTTAACTCATGTTAGATTTTCTAGTATTAATAAAGATAATGATTTTACATTTTTAAGTAATTTAACTAAATTATCAATTTTAACAATTGGAACAACTAATGGTAAAATACCTGTTGATTTAAGTCCATTAAAAGACATTACTTCACTAACTAGAATTACATTAACTTACATAGATCTTAATGATACTTTAGATTTATCAAAGAATACTAAATTAAGGTTTGCTGAAATTCAAGAGACTGATATTAAAGATACTAGTTTTTTCAATACACAAGCACCATTAACTACAATTACATTAAAAAACAATGATAATTTAACAAGTATTTCTTCATTAGAAAATACTACTATTGAAGATTTATCAGTTTCATGGTCACAAGCAATATATGATTTATCAGTTTTAGAAACATTACCTTCACTTAACAGTTTATCTATTAATGATACAAACATATCTGATACATCTATTTTTGAAAAACTACAGTTGCCATTAAAAAGATTTTATGCAAACGGCACTAAAATTGATGATATAGAGTTTTTAACAAAAATGAAATTTGCTGATGCAGCTAAAATTAAATTAGATGAAACATTAATTACAGATATTTCAAGTATGTCTAATTTTAATGCTACAACTGGCATGAATATTACATTAAACAATAACCACATACTTGATTTTTCACCACTTAATCACTTAGCTGATAATGATAATATAAAAATAACTGCTCATTATCAAAGAATTACTATTAATGCTTACGAAAATGAAGTTACTAAAATACCATTAATAACTCATGTAAAAGATGAAGAACTTAGATTCTTTAGCTATCCAGAGCAAGGTATTAATGGTTCATTTGGAGATTTCACTCCTGATCCTATAAATCGTCAAATAACATGGCACGAGGCTAATCCTGTCCAATATCCTGGGTATAATAGAGTAGACTTAGCTAACTTTGACTTGTTAAAGCCAAAGACTGCTGGCAATATTTCATATTCATTAAGAATTCTTGGAAATGTCACTAAAAGACCTTTATCAATTTATACTGTAACTTTTGATTCTAATGGTGGTTCACTTGTTGATGATGTCATGGTTACTGATGGAGATTTATTAAATAAACCTGAAAATCCAACACGTAATGGGTTTAAGTTTAATGGTTGGTACTTATCTAATCCAATGGAAATGACTAATTCTAATTTAATTGAATGGAACTTTGAAAATAATCCTGTAACAAATAATATGACACTTTACGCTGGTTGGTCAGTAATTAATGAAGAAACTATTGTAACAGAAAAAGAAGATAATAACAAAGATGATGGTACTAATAAGAAAAAAGAAGATAATAATAAGAAGAAAAAGCCTAACCTTCCAAATGCAGGTTATTCAACAATGCTTTTTGAAGTTGTAGCAATATTTATCTTATTATCATTTATTTTCACAAAAAAACTAAGTACTAAATTATAA
- a CDS encoding DHA3 family macrolide efflux protein-like MFS transporter (product_source=KO:K08217; cath_funfam=1.20.1250.20; cog=COG0477; ko=KO:K08217; pfam=PF07690; superfamily=103473; transmembrane_helix_parts=Inside_1_11,TMhelix_12_34,Outside_35_43,TMhelix_44_66,Inside_67_72,TMhelix_73_95,Outside_96_166,TMhelix_167_189,Inside_190_214,TMhelix_215_237,Outside_238_251,TMhelix_252_274,Inside_275_280,TMhelix_281_303,Outside_304_306,TMhelix_307_326,Inside_327_338,TMhelix_339_361,Outside_362_373,TMhelix_374_391,Inside_392_397), which produces MIKDFKKQFYILYSGQTISIFTSSIIQMAIVWYLIDTTKSAAVLTMATLIGYCPQAIIGFFAGTVVDRFKKKTVMIVSDLFISLATFALFIMLSIDKADIMFIYFILFLRSVGSAFHSPSLHSLIPLIVPKDMLVKYAGYSKGFESFSDLVSPAVAAMLYSFISLKFIVLLDIVGAIFAVITLQFVKVVEENREKTEYHYIQEFKEGIKIVRKDAAIINLMIICGLYAIIYSPIGTLFPYIAMDYFKVGVQGSAIVETTFAIGTLLGSFLLGFWGYKFNKMLAISGSIALYAICLIVIGLLPISQYILFYIVALIMGMSIPFYRGIQIAIIQIRIDHEYLGRVVSIVTSITRITMPIGLILASLFAQKVGINNWYAFSGVICLFVAIYAFYKRSLYN; this is translated from the coding sequence ATGATAAAAGATTTTAAAAAACAGTTTTATATATTATACTCAGGTCAAACGATATCAATTTTTACAAGTTCAATTATTCAAATGGCAATTGTATGGTATTTAATAGATACAACAAAATCAGCTGCCGTTTTGACAATGGCAACATTGATTGGTTATTGTCCGCAAGCTATAATTGGTTTTTTTGCAGGAACAGTTGTTGATCGATTTAAAAAGAAAACAGTAATGATAGTTTCAGATTTATTTATTTCCTTAGCAACCTTTGCCTTATTTATTATGCTAAGTATCGATAAAGCTGATATTATGTTTATTTATTTTATTCTTTTTTTAAGGTCAGTAGGAAGTGCTTTCCACTCACCATCATTACATTCGCTAATACCATTAATTGTACCAAAAGATATGTTAGTTAAATATGCAGGGTATTCAAAAGGATTTGAATCATTTTCTGATTTAGTTAGTCCTGCTGTTGCAGCTATGTTATATTCTTTTATTAGTTTAAAATTTATTGTTTTATTAGATATTGTTGGTGCAATATTTGCAGTAATAACCTTGCAATTTGTTAAAGTTGTTGAAGAAAATAGAGAGAAGACAGAATATCATTATATTCAGGAGTTTAAAGAAGGAATAAAGATTGTTAGAAAAGATGCTGCAATTATTAACTTGATGATAATATGTGGATTATATGCAATAATTTATTCGCCAATTGGAACATTATTTCCTTATATTGCAATGGATTATTTTAAAGTAGGAGTTCAAGGTTCAGCGATTGTTGAAACAACATTTGCAATCGGAACGTTACTAGGTTCATTTTTATTAGGTTTTTGGGGTTATAAGTTTAATAAAATGTTAGCAATCAGTGGCTCGATAGCTTTATATGCAATATGTTTAATTGTGATTGGTTTATTACCAATAAGCCAATATATTTTATTTTATATTGTGGCATTAATAATGGGAATGTCGATACCTTTTTATCGTGGAATTCAAATAGCGATTATTCAAATAAGAATTGATCATGAGTATTTAGGAAGAGTGGTATCTATTGTAACTAGTATAACTAGAATAACTATGCCTATTGGACTAATACTTGCAAGTTTATTTGCTCAAAAAGTTGGAATAAATAATTGGTATGCTTTTTCTGGAGTAATCTGTCTTTTTGTAGCAATCTATGCATTTTATAAAAGATCATTATATAATTAA
- a CDS encoding DNA-binding transcriptional LysR family regulator (product_source=COG0583; cath_funfam=1.10.10.10,3.40.190.10; cog=COG0583; ko=KO:K21900; pfam=PF00126,PF03466; superfamily=46785,53850): MLHKLYIFKEVYEQNSFSAAASKLYITQPTVSKIIKSIETELSCSLFERNGSNGIVATKQADLLYKKASKLVNDWKDTVNLIKDTDFNNNECNIGFSQTVGETYFSIISAKFISLFPNVNFRFIITNSDEILTMVMNNEIDFGYLEKPVDSKDLIKEEVFIDQMVLVENKQSNVWLNREHESGVRFYNDLYLFNNPNKYQQIYINSSLLIKETIKNKVGNTIMSLKSVDSTMNYSTLDDTFNRKIFVIHNNQLHHKQQEILSKLNQMLKEIT; encoded by the coding sequence ATGTTACATAAATTATATATTTTTAAAGAAGTATATGAACAAAATAGTTTTAGTGCAGCAGCTAGCAAATTATATATTACTCAACCAACAGTTTCAAAAATAATAAAATCTATTGAAACTGAGCTTTCTTGTTCTTTGTTTGAAAGAAATGGTTCTAATGGTATCGTTGCTACAAAACAAGCTGATTTATTATATAAAAAGGCATCTAAACTTGTTAATGATTGGAAAGATACCGTTAATTTAATTAAGGATACTGATTTCAACAACAATGAATGTAATATCGGGTTTTCACAGACTGTTGGAGAAACTTATTTTTCAATAATTTCAGCAAAATTTATTTCTTTATTTCCAAATGTTAACTTTCGTTTTATCATTACTAACAGTGATGAAATTTTAACAATGGTTATGAACAATGAAATAGATTTTGGTTATCTTGAAAAACCAGTTGATAGTAAAGATTTAATTAAAGAAGAAGTTTTTATTGACCAAATGGTTTTAGTTGAAAATAAACAATCAAATGTTTGGTTAAATCGAGAACATGAATCAGGCGTTCGTTTTTATAACGATTTATATTTGTTTAACAATCCAAATAAGTATCAACAAATTTATATTAATAGTTCACTTTTAATCAAAGAAACTATAAAAAACAAGGTAGGTAATACAATAATGTCATTAAAGAGCGTTGATTCAACAATGAATTATTCTACTTTAGATGATACTTTCAATCGAAAAATATTTGTAATACACAATAATCAGCTACATCATAAACAACAAGAAATATTGTCTAAGTTAAATCAAATGTTAAAAGAAATCACATAA